One segment of Streptomyces sp. XD-27 DNA contains the following:
- a CDS encoding serine hydrolase, with protein MTRFRISGTSRVSRISRTSRRARGALTVALAAGSLAPLLTVAAAQPAGATTAPVSCTSARPGLADKLAKDIDAALRGRSATTAVSLHDRTTNTVCTLRGDKKYDSASVVKVTVLATLLWDAKNQGRLLTERESQLATKMITASDNASTSALWKQLGMTKIKRFLTAAGMTQTVPGSGGYWGLTQITARDEQKLMDLLTARNAVLSDKSRAYVLKLMNKVVSSQRWGTPAGAPSTAKIHVKNGWLSRATHGWRVHSVGAFTGGGHDYTITVLTHDSRTMNDGVATIQAVSRAIHKDLAPTVSVTERYTPTSTPREVLPALPPS; from the coding sequence ATGACGCGCTTCCGCATATCCGGAACATCTCGCGTATCCCGCATATCTCGCACGTCCCGTCGTGCCCGTGGCGCGCTGACCGTCGCGCTGGCCGCGGGCTCGCTCGCGCCGCTGCTCACCGTCGCGGCGGCCCAGCCCGCGGGCGCCACCACCGCGCCGGTGAGCTGCACTTCGGCGAGGCCGGGGCTGGCCGACAAGCTCGCCAAGGACATCGACGCGGCGCTGCGCGGACGGTCCGCGACCACCGCCGTCTCGCTGCACGACCGCACCACGAACACGGTGTGCACGCTGCGCGGGGACAAGAAGTACGACTCGGCGAGCGTCGTGAAGGTGACCGTCCTGGCCACGCTGCTGTGGGACGCCAAGAACCAGGGCCGCCTCCTCACCGAGCGCGAGTCCCAGCTCGCCACCAAGATGATCACCGCGTCGGACAACGCCTCGACCAGCGCGCTGTGGAAGCAGCTCGGCATGACCAAGATCAAACGCTTCCTGACGGCGGCCGGGATGACGCAGACCGTGCCGGGCAGCGGCGGCTACTGGGGCCTGACGCAGATCACCGCGCGCGACGAGCAGAAGCTGATGGACCTGCTGACCGCGCGGAACGCGGTCCTCAGCGACAAGTCCCGCGCGTACGTCCTCAAGCTGATGAACAAGGTCGTCTCCTCCCAGCGTTGGGGAACCCCGGCGGGCGCGCCGAGCACCGCGAAGATCCACGTCAAGAACGGCTGGCTGTCGCGCGCCACGCACGGCTGGCGGGTGCACAGCGTCGGCGCGTTCACCGGCGGCGGCCACGACTACACGATCACGGTCCTCACGCACGACAGCCGGACCATGAACGACGGCGTCGCCACGATCCAGGCCGTCTCCCGCGCGATCCACAAGGACCTCGCCCCGACGGTGTCGGTGACGGAGCGCTACACCCCGACCAGCACGCCGCGGGAGGTACTGCCCGCGCTGCCTCCGTCGTAG
- a CDS encoding GntR family transcriptional regulator, with product MAAKGNGRQPKYQRIAEALKEAIRAGEYGPGDRLPGENDLMATYEVARMTARQALGVLQSEGITEARRGAGVFVRDFQPLRRRGIERLALEQWGEGQSIWSADTGGRELVVDQVTVTEAPAPAAIANVLGIEADQPACVRSRRFVLEGKPVLLATSYLPADLVADSAITQEDTGPGGIYARLAELGQKPVRFREEIRCRMPSQEEANRLSLSVGTPVVLIFRTAFADGGRAVEVNEMILDSAAYVLEYDFDA from the coding sequence ATGGCCGCCAAGGGCAACGGCCGCCAGCCGAAGTACCAGCGCATTGCTGAGGCGCTGAAGGAGGCGATCAGGGCTGGCGAGTACGGCCCAGGTGATCGGCTGCCCGGCGAAAACGACCTCATGGCCACGTACGAGGTCGCCCGCATGACCGCACGGCAGGCGCTCGGCGTTCTGCAGAGCGAGGGGATCACGGAGGCGCGGAGGGGCGCGGGCGTCTTCGTCCGTGACTTCCAGCCGTTGCGGCGACGAGGCATCGAGCGGCTCGCACTGGAGCAGTGGGGCGAGGGCCAGTCCATCTGGTCGGCCGACACCGGCGGCCGGGAATTGGTCGTCGATCAGGTGACGGTCACCGAGGCACCGGCGCCCGCGGCCATCGCCAACGTGCTCGGTATCGAGGCTGACCAACCGGCGTGCGTGCGCAGCCGCCGCTTTGTCCTCGAAGGCAAGCCGGTGCTGCTGGCCACGAGCTATCTACCTGCCGACCTGGTGGCCGACTCGGCGATCACGCAGGAGGACACCGGTCCCGGCGGCATCTACGCACGGCTGGCGGAACTGGGCCAGAAGCCGGTTCGCTTCCGTGAAGAGATCCGCTGTCGCATGCCGTCCCAGGAGGAGGCGAACCGGCTCAGCCTCAGCGTTGGCACGCCCGTGGTCCTCATCTTCCGTACGGCATTCGCGGATGGCGGCCGCGCTGTGGAAGTCAACGAGATGATCCTGGACTCGGCCGCGTACGTGCTCGAGTACGACTTCGACGCCTAG
- a CDS encoding MFS transporter: protein MDSPVASAAGHGTAPAPPRPGAAAPTLGGRLLAVVLTVQFMVALDASVVNVALPDVRTALGFDGEGLTWVVNAYALTFGGLMMLGGRLGDIVGRRRTLLTGLTLFGLASLVGGLVQSPGALIAARAVQGAGAAALTPVALALLTTGFPPGPALSRALGLWGATAAAGGAVGVLAGGVLTEWLSWRAVMLVNVPIVVFALVLAARLAPDRRERTAPRLDLAGAVLVTAGAGVLVLGVVRTHSVPWGSATTVLTLGAAAVLLAAFAAVERRAREPLLRLGLLARRPVLGANLFMMLLCSGQFAAFYFTSLYLNQVLGYGTAAAGVAFLPFCLGIVAGTLIASRTVARVGLRGLMVAGGLVGAAGFAWFGLAFAAQAGFAGAILGPSLVASTGIGMCFVPLGTAATAGVDPREAGMASGLVNSSRQVGGSIGLAVLDTLAATASGAHGAAGGGHGGDPRPDLADGYGAALGAAGGLLAVAAVVALVLVPGRRVRDAAARQP from the coding sequence ATGGACAGCCCCGTGGCGTCGGCGGCCGGGCACGGGACGGCCCCCGCGCCGCCCCGGCCGGGCGCCGCCGCGCCGACCCTCGGCGGGCGGCTGCTCGCCGTCGTCCTGACCGTGCAGTTCATGGTCGCGCTCGACGCCTCCGTGGTGAACGTCGCGCTACCCGACGTCCGCACGGCACTCGGCTTCGACGGCGAGGGCCTGACCTGGGTCGTCAACGCCTACGCGCTCACCTTCGGCGGGCTGATGATGCTCGGCGGCAGGCTCGGCGACATCGTCGGCCGCCGCCGCACCCTGCTGACCGGGCTGACACTGTTCGGCCTGGCCAGTCTGGTGGGCGGGCTGGTGCAGTCGCCCGGTGCGCTCATCGCCGCCCGCGCCGTCCAGGGTGCCGGGGCGGCCGCCCTGACCCCCGTCGCGCTGGCCCTGCTCACCACCGGTTTCCCGCCGGGGCCCGCGCTCTCCCGGGCGCTGGGGCTGTGGGGCGCCACGGCGGCCGCCGGCGGCGCCGTGGGGGTGCTGGCGGGCGGAGTGCTGACCGAATGGCTGAGCTGGCGGGCGGTCATGCTCGTCAACGTGCCGATCGTGGTGTTCGCGCTGGTCCTCGCGGCCCGGCTGGCACCCGACCGCCGGGAGCGGACCGCGCCCCGGCTCGACCTCGCCGGGGCGGTGCTGGTGACCGCCGGGGCGGGCGTGCTGGTGCTCGGCGTCGTACGGACCCACAGCGTGCCGTGGGGCTCGGCCACCACCGTGCTCACCCTCGGCGCGGCGGCCGTGCTCCTCGCCGCCTTCGCGGCCGTCGAACGCCGGGCGCGTGAACCGCTGCTGCGCCTGGGCCTGCTGGCCCGCCGACCCGTCCTCGGCGCCAACCTGTTCATGATGCTGCTGTGCTCCGGGCAGTTCGCCGCCTTCTACTTCACCTCGCTGTACCTGAACCAGGTGCTCGGCTACGGAACCGCGGCGGCCGGCGTAGCGTTCCTGCCGTTCTGCCTGGGCATCGTGGCCGGGACGCTGATCGCCTCCCGTACCGTCGCCCGGGTCGGGCTGCGCGGCCTGATGGTGGCCGGCGGTCTGGTCGGCGCGGCCGGATTCGCCTGGTTCGGCCTCGCGTTCGCCGCGCAGGCCGGCTTCGCGGGCGCGATCCTCGGCCCGTCGCTGGTGGCGAGCACCGGCATCGGGATGTGCTTCGTACCGCTGGGCACGGCGGCCACGGCGGGCGTCGACCCGCGCGAGGCGGGCATGGCCTCCGGACTGGTCAACAGCTCACGCCAGGTGGGCGGTTCGATCGGCCTGGCGGTCCTGGACACCCTGGCGGCGACGGCGTCCGGTGCGCACGGGGCCGCCGGGGGCGGGCACGGCGGCGATCCGCGGCCCGACCTCGCGGACGGATACGGTGCGGCGCTGGGCGCCGCGGGCGGGTTGCTGGCCGTCGCGGCGGTGGTCGCGCTCGTTCTCGTACCGGGACGGCGAGTACGGGACGCGGCGGCGCGGCAGCCCTGA
- a CDS encoding cupin domain-containing protein yields the protein MALIDLFSSAVRLYGDGTVRAEERRMSGDLDGWTLAAFHVETDEDVHADHWEMHPAADEAVCVLAGGARLILRADEATGAAEETAVLGPGTAYIVPRGRWHRVELDGPGDLMSLTLRRDTRLEKRRDG from the coding sequence ATGGCGCTCATCGACCTGTTCTCGTCCGCGGTCCGGCTCTACGGCGACGGCACCGTCCGCGCCGAGGAGCGCCGGATGTCCGGCGACCTCGACGGCTGGACGCTCGCGGCCTTCCACGTCGAGACCGACGAGGACGTGCACGCGGACCACTGGGAGATGCACCCGGCCGCGGACGAGGCGGTGTGCGTGCTGGCCGGGGGCGCGCGGCTGATCCTGCGGGCCGATGAGGCCACCGGCGCCGCCGAGGAGACGGCGGTGCTCGGGCCGGGGACGGCGTACATCGTGCCGCGCGGGCGCTGGCACCGCGTCGAACTCGACGGGCCCGGCGACCTGATGTCCCTCACTCTGCGCCGCGACACCCGGCTGGAGAAGCGGCGGGACGGCTGA
- a CDS encoding TetR/AcrR family transcriptional regulator — translation MPAPRKFTEEQLRNAALSLVDEQGLAALTMRNLAAALGTGAMTIYNYVDGREGLEALLVDAVMAEGRKPPGIPSDDWRADVRALAEAHWRAVRAHPDVIPLILTRRTVDLPTLATAEDLLEALSRSGRAGADLLAAFRMLTGFIMGFAQAELAGPLSIAPDEDVDTLTQRVRALPPERFPHLVEIAEAASTSTPEAEFRAGLDLVIAGLDGQTGARVSPAP, via the coding sequence GTGCCCGCACCCCGCAAGTTCACCGAGGAGCAGCTGCGGAACGCCGCGCTGTCACTGGTCGATGAGCAGGGCCTCGCCGCCCTGACCATGCGCAACCTCGCCGCCGCCCTCGGCACGGGGGCCATGACGATCTACAACTACGTGGACGGGCGCGAGGGCCTGGAAGCGCTGCTCGTGGACGCGGTCATGGCCGAGGGCCGGAAGCCGCCGGGCATCCCGTCGGACGACTGGCGCGCGGACGTCCGGGCCCTGGCCGAGGCCCACTGGCGCGCGGTCCGCGCCCACCCGGACGTGATCCCGCTGATCCTCACCCGCCGCACGGTGGACCTGCCGACCCTCGCCACCGCCGAGGACCTGCTGGAGGCCCTGTCCCGCAGCGGCCGCGCGGGCGCCGACCTGCTGGCGGCCTTCCGCATGCTCACGGGTTTCATCATGGGCTTCGCCCAGGCCGAGCTCGCCGGACCACTGTCGATCGCCCCCGACGAGGACGTCGACACGCTCACCCAGCGCGTCCGCGCGCTTCCCCCGGAGCGCTTCCCGCACCTGGTCGAGATCGCCGAGGCCGCGAGCACCAGCACCCCGGAAGCGGAGTTCCGCGCGGGCCTGGACCTCGTCATCGCCGGCCTGGACGGTCAGACGGGCGCGCGCGTCAGCCCGGCACCGTGA
- a CDS encoding maleylpyruvate isomerase N-terminal domain-containing protein: MSAIDAYLAAAAQAVALLERPEVAAAWEQPSALAEMTVGGLAGHLAAQIFSVDSALAEPASAEAPIPLLENFARATWIDAPLDGEVNAGIRAKSEGIAAEGPRSLLKRARAALAEQQTELPGLSGGRTVFLPQKGFALTFDDFLVTRLLELAVHIDDLAVSVGLPPQELPDAAFDPVLVLLARLAARRHGQAALLRALARVERAPAAVNAI; this comes from the coding sequence ATGAGTGCCATAGACGCGTACCTGGCTGCCGCGGCGCAAGCCGTGGCGCTGTTGGAGCGGCCGGAAGTCGCCGCGGCGTGGGAGCAGCCCAGCGCGCTGGCGGAGATGACGGTCGGCGGCCTCGCGGGCCACCTCGCCGCTCAGATCTTCAGCGTCGACTCCGCCCTCGCCGAACCCGCGTCCGCGGAGGCGCCGATTCCGCTGCTGGAGAACTTCGCGCGTGCCACGTGGATCGACGCGCCGCTCGACGGTGAGGTCAACGCCGGTATCCGGGCGAAGAGCGAGGGCATCGCGGCCGAGGGGCCGCGGTCGCTGCTGAAGCGCGCCCGCGCGGCACTCGCCGAGCAGCAGACCGAGCTGCCGGGCCTCTCGGGCGGCCGGACCGTGTTCCTCCCGCAGAAGGGTTTCGCGCTGACCTTCGACGACTTCCTCGTCACGCGGTTGCTGGAGCTCGCCGTGCACATCGACGATCTGGCCGTCAGCGTGGGCCTGCCCCCGCAAGAGCTCCCGGACGCCGCCTTCGACCCCGTACTCGTGCTGCTGGCCCGGCTCGCCGCCCGGCGGCACGGCCAGGCGGCGCTGCTGCGGGCGCTGGCCCGGGTGGAGCGGGCGCCGGCGGCGGTCAACGCGATCTGA
- a CDS encoding DNA-binding protein, translating to MAASTPDRSTDPFTPPHPDQARAERVYTSLFRIAERHAATDEQRRRQVHPSVLGPHEAIRLVSFLLSGAAQLQDGEPEVDRSDVTAALSLVPLARGEMDELEAGLLQMARGRGMTWPEIAFGLGLRTPQAARQRYERLVGRTATDADGAGAERGA from the coding sequence ATGGCAGCCTCGACTCCCGATCGGTCCACCGACCCCTTCACGCCCCCGCACCCGGACCAGGCCCGGGCGGAGCGCGTGTACACCTCCCTGTTCCGGATCGCCGAGCGGCACGCGGCCACCGACGAGCAGCGGCGGCGGCAGGTCCATCCCTCCGTCCTCGGGCCGCACGAGGCCATCAGGCTCGTGTCGTTCCTGCTCAGTGGGGCCGCGCAACTCCAGGACGGTGAGCCGGAGGTGGACCGGTCCGATGTCACCGCCGCCTTGAGTCTTGTGCCACTGGCTCGTGGGGAGATGGACGAGCTGGAGGCCGGGCTCCTCCAGATGGCGCGGGGCCGCGGCATGACCTGGCCGGAGATCGCCTTCGGCCTCGGGCTCCGTACCCCGCAGGCCGCCAGGCAGCGCTACGAGCGCCTCGTCGGCCGTACGGCCACCGACGCGGACGGGGCCGGTGCGGAGCGGGGCGCATGA
- a CDS encoding YcaO-like family protein: MWGCELVDTAGVSVAAGTGKARADTEARARALGEALERLLAGPAGLDRAAVHFTAAGRLAAGVLAGEASAPLLAQHPDRELACLTYRSLHADEDEDEDANEVSIPLFLGAPWYAGPDGQAHRDALGDRTDYGALSRYAVGSGYGLGPTRTRATVHALLETIERDACSLLTLRMFLAGRPPVVLDPATLPDGLAALHRCAEREASARVHLVDATGDLGVPTVLAYSPPSPPKPYVRGQAAALSRHDAVAGALTEHLESATARRRAPARPVPLTVLEPYPALHRCGRFDLTDALRQARSAPFRDHPAPDAPADQLTELLVRLRAGGFTAYQRRIARLPGGADAVHTVVPGLERFFAVVKGALILPGPRGRAVTRLTCDHVSAGPGEPAGAEN, from the coding sequence GTGTGGGGGTGCGAGCTCGTCGACACGGCAGGCGTGTCCGTGGCGGCCGGTACGGGGAAGGCGCGTGCGGACACCGAGGCGCGGGCCCGGGCGCTCGGCGAAGCCCTGGAGCGCCTGCTGGCCGGGCCGGCCGGCCTCGACCGGGCGGCCGTGCACTTCACCGCCGCCGGCCGGCTGGCCGCCGGTGTGCTGGCCGGCGAGGCGAGCGCCCCGCTGCTGGCACAGCACCCGGACCGGGAGCTCGCCTGCCTCACCTACCGGTCCCTCCACGCGGACGAGGACGAGGATGAGGACGCGAACGAGGTCAGCATCCCCCTGTTCCTCGGTGCTCCTTGGTACGCGGGCCCGGACGGGCAGGCCCATCGGGACGCGCTGGGCGACCGCACCGACTACGGGGCCCTGTCGAGGTACGCCGTCGGTTCGGGATACGGCCTGGGGCCCACACGCACCCGGGCGACCGTCCACGCGCTGCTGGAGACGATCGAGCGGGACGCGTGCTCGCTGCTGACCCTCCGCATGTTCCTCGCCGGCCGACCGCCCGTCGTCCTCGACCCCGCGACCCTGCCCGACGGGCTTGCCGCTCTCCACCGCTGCGCCGAACGCGAGGCATCGGCCCGCGTCCATCTCGTCGACGCCACCGGCGATCTCGGCGTCCCCACCGTCCTGGCCTACAGCCCGCCCTCCCCTCCGAAGCCCTACGTACGCGGCCAGGCCGCCGCTCTCAGCCGGCACGACGCCGTCGCGGGGGCGCTCACCGAGCACCTTGAATCGGCCACCGCCCGCCGCCGCGCACCGGCCCGGCCGGTCCCGCTGACGGTCCTCGAGCCCTACCCGGCGCTGCACCGCTGCGGGCGGTTCGACCTCACCGACGCCCTCCGACAGGCCCGGAGCGCACCGTTCCGCGACCACCCCGCGCCCGACGCGCCCGCGGACCAACTCACCGAGCTCCTCGTCCGCTTGCGCGCCGGAGGATTCACCGCCTACCAACGCCGCATCGCCCGACTCCCCGGCGGCGCCGACGCCGTCCACACCGTCGTACCCGGCCTGGAGCGGTTCTTCGCCGTCGTCAAAGGCGCTCTCATCCTGCCGGGCCCGCGCGGGCGGGCGGTGACCCGTCTCACGTGCGACCACGTCAGCGCCGGGCCAGGTGAACCGGCGGGCGCAGAAAACTGA
- a CDS encoding excinuclease ABC subunit UvrA: protein MSTASKTDTQSPEPHAADSHALIRVHGARVNNLKDVSVEIPKRRLTVFTGVSGSGKSSLVFDTIAAESQRLINETYSAFVQGFMPTLARPEVDVLDGLTTAIIVDQQRMGADPRSTVGTATDANAMLRILFSRLGTPHIGPPGAFSFNVASVSASGGFTVDRGADKTRTEKVTFSRTGGMCTHCEGRGTVSDIDLTQLYDDSKSLAEDPFTIPTYTGGGWVVRVIAESGFFDPDKPIRQYTKKERHDFLYREPTKVKINGINLTYEGLIPKLQKSMLSKDREAMQPHIRAFVDRAVTFAECPECDGTRLSEPARSSRIGEVNIADACAMQISDLAEWVRGIAEPSVAPLLTALQRTLDSFSEIGLGYLSLDRPSGTLSGGEAQRVKMIRHLGSSLTDVTYVFDEPTVGLHPHDIQRMNDLLLRLRDKGNTVLVVEHKPEAIAIADHVVDLGPGAGTAGGTVCFEGTVEGLRAGGTVTGRHLDDRAALKETVRRPTGRLPIRGATAHNLRGVDVDIPLGVLCVVTGVAGSGKSSLIHGSVPASEGVVSVDQAPIRGSRRSNPATYTGLLDPIRKAFAKANGVKPALFSANSEGACPHCNGAGVVYTDLAMMAGVATTCEECDGKRFEASVLHHHLGGRDISEVLAMSVTEAEEFFGAGEARTPAAHRILDRLADVGLGYLTLGQPLTTLSGGERQRLKLATHMAEKGGIYVLDEPTTGLHLADVEQLLGLLDRLVDAGKSVIVIEHHQAVMAHADWIIDLGPGAGHDGGRIVFEGTPADLVAARSTLTGEHLAAYVGTAP, encoded by the coding sequence ATGAGCACGGCCTCGAAGACGGACACGCAGTCGCCTGAGCCGCACGCCGCCGACAGCCACGCGTTGATCCGCGTGCACGGCGCGCGCGTGAACAACCTCAAGGACGTCAGCGTCGAGATACCCAAGCGCCGGCTGACGGTGTTCACCGGCGTCTCCGGCTCGGGCAAGAGCTCGCTGGTGTTCGACACCATCGCCGCGGAGTCGCAGCGGCTGATCAACGAGACCTACAGCGCCTTCGTGCAGGGCTTCATGCCGACGCTGGCCCGGCCCGAGGTCGACGTCCTCGACGGGCTGACGACCGCGATCATCGTCGACCAGCAGCGGATGGGCGCCGACCCCCGCTCCACGGTCGGTACCGCGACCGACGCCAACGCGATGCTGCGCATCCTCTTCAGCCGGCTCGGCACGCCGCACATCGGCCCGCCCGGCGCGTTCTCCTTCAATGTCGCCTCGGTCTCGGCGAGCGGTGGGTTCACGGTCGACCGCGGTGCCGACAAGACCAGGACAGAGAAGGTGACCTTCAGCCGCACCGGCGGCATGTGCACGCACTGCGAAGGCCGGGGCACGGTCTCCGACATCGACCTCACCCAGCTCTACGACGACTCCAAGTCGCTCGCCGAGGACCCGTTCACCATCCCCACCTACACCGGGGGCGGCTGGGTGGTGCGGGTCATCGCCGAGTCGGGTTTCTTCGACCCGGACAAGCCGATCCGCCAGTACACCAAGAAGGAGCGGCACGACTTCCTCTACCGCGAGCCGACCAAGGTGAAGATCAACGGCATCAACCTCACCTACGAGGGGCTGATCCCCAAGCTCCAGAAGTCGATGCTCTCCAAGGACCGGGAGGCGATGCAGCCGCACATCCGGGCGTTCGTGGACCGGGCGGTCACCTTCGCCGAGTGCCCCGAGTGCGACGGCACCCGGCTCAGCGAGCCGGCCCGGTCGTCGCGGATCGGCGAGGTCAACATCGCCGACGCCTGCGCGATGCAGATCAGCGACCTGGCCGAGTGGGTCCGCGGCATCGCCGAGCCTTCGGTCGCGCCGCTGCTCACCGCGCTGCAGCGCACCCTCGACTCGTTCTCGGAGATCGGTCTGGGCTACCTCTCGCTCGACCGGCCGTCGGGCACGCTGTCGGGCGGCGAGGCGCAGCGCGTCAAGATGATCCGCCACCTCGGCTCCTCGCTCACCGACGTCACCTACGTCTTCGACGAGCCCACCGTCGGCCTCCACCCCCATGACATCCAGCGGATGAACGACCTGCTGCTGCGGCTGCGGGACAAGGGCAACACGGTGCTCGTCGTGGAGCACAAGCCGGAGGCGATCGCGATCGCCGACCACGTCGTCGACCTCGGTCCCGGCGCCGGTACGGCGGGCGGCACCGTCTGCTTCGAGGGCACCGTCGAGGGTCTGCGGGCCGGCGGCACCGTCACCGGCCGCCATCTCGACGACCGGGCCGCCCTCAAGGAGACGGTGCGGAGGCCCACCGGCCGGCTCCCGATCCGCGGCGCGACGGCGCACAACCTGCGGGGCGTCGACGTCGACATCCCGCTCGGCGTGCTCTGCGTCGTCACCGGCGTCGCGGGCTCCGGCAAGAGCTCACTGATCCACGGCTCCGTCCCCGCCTCGGAGGGCGTGGTGTCGGTCGACCAGGCGCCCATCCGCGGCTCGCGACGGAGCAACCCGGCGACGTACACCGGACTGCTCGACCCGATCCGCAAGGCGTTCGCGAAGGCCAACGGCGTGAAGCCGGCGCTGTTCAGCGCCAACTCCGAGGGCGCCTGCCCCCACTGCAACGGCGCCGGCGTCGTCTACACCGACCTGGCGATGATGGCCGGCGTCGCCACCACCTGCGAGGAGTGCGACGGGAAGCGGTTCGAGGCGTCGGTCCTCCACCACCACCTCGGCGGCCGCGACATCAGCGAGGTGCTCGCGATGTCGGTGACCGAGGCCGAGGAGTTCTTCGGCGCCGGCGAGGCGCGCACTCCGGCCGCGCACCGCATCCTCGACCGGCTCGCCGACGTCGGGCTCGGCTACCTCACCCTCGGCCAGCCGCTCACCACGCTGTCCGGCGGCGAGCGGCAGCGGCTCAAGCTGGCCACGCACATGGCCGAGAAGGGCGGCATCTACGTGCTCGACGAGCCGACCACCGGCCTCCACCTCGCCGACGTGGAGCAGCTGCTCGGCCTGCTCGACCGGCTCGTCGACGCGGGCAAGTCGGTCATCGTCATCGAGCACCACCAGGCGGTCATGGCGCACGCCGACTGGATCATCGACCTCGGCCCCGGCGCCGGCCACGACGGCGGCCGGATCGTCTTCGAGGGCACACCCGCCGACCTCGTCGCCGCCCGCTCCACCCTCACCGGGGAGCACCTGGCGGCCTACGTCGGCACGGCGCCGTGA
- a CDS encoding VOC family protein has protein sequence MDIKLSTCFIAVDDHDKALAFYRDVLGLEVRNDVGFEGMRWVTVGSPSQPDVEIVLEPPLADPNASPADRQAMAELLAKGLLRGVIFSTDDVDATFERIRAAGGEVLQEPVDQPYGVRDCAFRDPSGNMLRFNQPRGH, from the coding sequence ATGGACATCAAGCTTTCCACGTGCTTCATCGCCGTCGACGACCACGACAAGGCCCTCGCCTTCTACCGGGACGTGCTCGGACTGGAGGTACGCAACGACGTCGGGTTCGAGGGAATGCGCTGGGTGACGGTCGGCTCGCCGTCGCAGCCCGACGTGGAGATCGTGCTCGAACCGCCCCTGGCGGACCCGAACGCCTCGCCCGCCGACCGGCAGGCCATGGCGGAACTGCTGGCCAAGGGCCTGCTGCGCGGCGTCATCTTCTCGACCGACGACGTCGACGCCACCTTCGAGCGCATCCGCGCCGCGGGCGGCGAGGTGCTGCAGGAGCCGGTCGACCAGCCGTACGGCGTCCGAGACTGCGCCTTCCGTGATCCCTCCGGCAACATGTTGCGCTTCAATCAGCCTCGCGGGCACTGA
- a CDS encoding helix-turn-helix domain-containing protein, which translates to MTLADLVRLRRARDLMDRDYAEPLDVPALARAAHMSSGHFSRSFRAAFGETPYSYLMTRRIERAKALLRRGDLSVTEVCFAVGCTSLGSFSSRFTELVGESPSAYRARRHDEGAAIPACVAKMYTRPVRNGEAGPAPRP; encoded by the coding sequence GTGACGCTTGCGGACCTGGTCCGGCTCCGCCGGGCCCGCGACCTGATGGACCGCGACTACGCGGAGCCGCTCGACGTCCCCGCGCTGGCACGCGCGGCCCACATGTCGTCCGGCCACTTCTCCCGCAGTTTCCGCGCCGCCTTCGGGGAGACGCCGTACAGCTACCTGATGACGCGCAGGATCGAGCGGGCCAAGGCCCTGCTGCGGCGCGGCGACCTGTCGGTGACGGAGGTCTGCTTCGCCGTCGGGTGCACGTCGCTGGGGTCGTTCAGCTCGCGGTTCACCGAGCTGGTGGGCGAGAGCCCGAGCGCGTACCGGGCGCGCCGCCATGACGAGGGCGCCGCCATCCCGGCCTGCGTCGCCAAGATGTACACGCGACCGGTCAGGAATGGAGAAGCCGGACCCGCCCCGCGCCCGTAG
- a CDS encoding helix-turn-helix domain-containing protein yields MASLNVGNLGAFLREQRRTAQLSLRQLADAAGVSNPYLSQIERGLRKPSAEILQQLAKALRISAETLYVQAGILDERERDEAEVRSVILADPSINEQQKQVLLQIYESFRKENGHPASGERPPPADRDSSDAPDDTTPPSN; encoded by the coding sequence ATGGCATCACTGAACGTCGGCAATCTCGGCGCGTTCCTGCGGGAGCAGCGGCGCACCGCGCAGCTCTCCCTGCGGCAGCTCGCCGACGCCGCAGGGGTGTCCAATCCGTATCTCAGCCAGATCGAGCGTGGCCTGCGGAAGCCGAGCGCCGAGATTCTGCAGCAGCTCGCGAAGGCGCTGCGGATATCCGCCGAGACGCTGTATGTCCAGGCCGGGATCCTCGACGAGCGGGAACGGGACGAGGCGGAGGTGCGCAGCGTGATCCTCGCCGACCCGTCGATCAACGAGCAGCAGAAGCAGGTGCTGCTCCAGATCTACGAATCGTTCCGCAAGGAGAACGGACACCCCGCGAGCGGCGAGCGGCCACCCCCCGCCGACAGGGACAGCAGCGACGCCCCCGACGACACCACCCCACCCTCGAACTGA